One window of Nymphaea colorata isolate Beijing-Zhang1983 chromosome 1, ASM883128v2, whole genome shotgun sequence genomic DNA carries:
- the LOC116264065 gene encoding uncharacterized protein LOC116264065 produces MEIESVKCECCGLKEDCTQDYIVEVKSKFSGKWLCGLCSEAVRDEIIRGKFAYGIDEAIKAQIAFCRKFKSNPAVKVADGMRQMLRRRSGESSSAKKLLRSATAPQMGQDRLSTSAALSSTSFLSSYAS; encoded by the coding sequence ATGGAGATCGAATCAGTGAAGTGTGAATGCTGTGGACTCAAGGAAGACTGCACCCAGGACTACATAGTGGAGGTGAAATCAAAATTCAGTGGAAAATGGCTATGCGGGCTGTGTTCAGAAGCTGTCAGAGATGAAATCATCAGAGGCAAGTTCGCGTATGGGATTGATGAAGCAATCAAGGCACAAATAGCCTTCTGCCGGAAATTCAAGTCCAATCCGGCCGTCAAGGTCGCCGACGGCATGCGTCAAATGCTGAGAAGAAGATCAGGGGAGTCTTCTTCAGCCAAGAAGCTGCTGAGGTCTGCCACCGCTCCCCAAATGGGCCAGGACAGGCTTTCAACCTCTGCTGCGCTCTCAAGCACGAGCTTCCTCTCTAGCTATGCtagttga
- the LOC116252755 gene encoding uncharacterized protein LOC116252755 isoform X2, with amino-acid sequence MGDTLVELEQILRSSKEKLTQDEEHVLRSCKARAVRDFTFSACLVSGITWTATRRLAYAHRFNLSGGAAILFGMWRFDRSLNSCLDQILALEGSRMQRELAKLILTKYQDDPWRMQLVKKHFYSERVFNDANPEKPLSRWRQRHFFGDTNTHKPREDEEGTFEKTNSKHDDSNELESSSESYTPKEKTSEDFVPNPLDYILGFPGTDSGSSETISPSPKRRNRAHRRLHRKNHIPHNVSLKAELVE; translated from the exons ATGGGGGATACACTGGTGGAGCTCGAGCAGATCCTCAGATCAAGCAAG GAGAAATTAACACAAGATGAGGAGCATGTGCTTCGAAGTTGCAAGGCAAGGGCAGTGAGGGACTTCACATTTAGTGCCTGTCTTGTTTCTGGTATCACCTGGACAG CAACGAGGAGGCTTGCCTATGCGCATCGCTTTAATCTATCTGGAG GTGCTGCTATTCTTTTTGGCATGTGGAGATTTGATAGGTCCCTTAATTCATGCCTAGATCAAATTCTTGCCTTAGAGGGAAGTCGCATGCAGCGAGAGCTTGCGAAGCT AATACTGACCAAGTATCAGGATGATCCTTGGAGAATGCAGCTTGTGAAGAAGCATTTCTATTCTGAAAGGGTATTCAATGATGCTAATCCCGAAAAGCCATTATCTAGGTGGCGTCAGCGCCACTTCTTTGGAGACACTAACACCCACAAACCTCGTGAGGATGAAGAAGGAACTTTTGAGAAAACCAACTCCAAGCATGATGACAGCAATGAACTGGAGAGCTCATCTGAGAGTTACACGCCAAAGGAG AAAACGTCAGAGGATTTTGTTCCGAACCCTCTGGACTACATTCTCGGGTTTCCAGGAACTGACAGTGGGAGCTCTGAAACTATTAGCCCTTCACCAAAAAGGCGCAATCGTGCTCACAGAAGACTTCACCGAAAAAATCATATTCCCCACAATGTGTCGTTGAAAGCTGAACTTGTAGAATAA
- the LOC116252755 gene encoding uncharacterized protein LOC116252755 isoform X1, with the protein MGDTLVELEQILRSSKEKLTQDEEHVLRSCKARAVRDFTFSACLVSGITWTATRRLAYAHRFNLSGGAAILFGMWRFDRSLNSCLDQILALEGSRMQRELAKLILTKYQDDPWRMQLVKKHFYSERVFNDANPEKPLSRWRQRHFFGDTNTHKPREDEEGTFEKTNSKHDDSNELESSSESYTPKEVPKTSEDFVPNPLDYILGFPGTDSGSSETISPSPKRRNRAHRRLHRKNHIPHNVSLKAELVE; encoded by the exons ATGGGGGATACACTGGTGGAGCTCGAGCAGATCCTCAGATCAAGCAAG GAGAAATTAACACAAGATGAGGAGCATGTGCTTCGAAGTTGCAAGGCAAGGGCAGTGAGGGACTTCACATTTAGTGCCTGTCTTGTTTCTGGTATCACCTGGACAG CAACGAGGAGGCTTGCCTATGCGCATCGCTTTAATCTATCTGGAG GTGCTGCTATTCTTTTTGGCATGTGGAGATTTGATAGGTCCCTTAATTCATGCCTAGATCAAATTCTTGCCTTAGAGGGAAGTCGCATGCAGCGAGAGCTTGCGAAGCT AATACTGACCAAGTATCAGGATGATCCTTGGAGAATGCAGCTTGTGAAGAAGCATTTCTATTCTGAAAGGGTATTCAATGATGCTAATCCCGAAAAGCCATTATCTAGGTGGCGTCAGCGCCACTTCTTTGGAGACACTAACACCCACAAACCTCGTGAGGATGAAGAAGGAACTTTTGAGAAAACCAACTCCAAGCATGATGACAGCAATGAACTGGAGAGCTCATCTGAGAGTTACACGCCAAAGGAGGTACCA AAAACGTCAGAGGATTTTGTTCCGAACCCTCTGGACTACATTCTCGGGTTTCCAGGAACTGACAGTGGGAGCTCTGAAACTATTAGCCCTTCACCAAAAAGGCGCAATCGTGCTCACAGAAGACTTCACCGAAAAAATCATATTCCCCACAATGTGTCGTTGAAAGCTGAACTTGTAGAATAA